In Carya illinoinensis cultivar Pawnee chromosome 10, C.illinoinensisPawnee_v1, whole genome shotgun sequence, one DNA window encodes the following:
- the LOC122278798 gene encoding transcription factor bHLH93-like — MGSRERKRAALNEKLQQLRAATNSSALNKASIIVDASKYIKELKGKVERLKDAGTSQSSSSAQNPLPAVTVETLERGFLINVFSEKNCPGLLVSILEAFEELGLEVLDARVSCSDVFQLEAVGGENPEHVDSLDAQVVKQAVLEAIKNCSA, encoded by the exons ATGGGTTCTAGGGAGCGAAAAAGAGCAGCGTTGAATGAGAAGTTACAACAGCTTCGCGCTGCCACCAACTCTAGTGCT CTGAACAAAGCGTCAATCATAGTAGACGCATCCAAATATATAAAGGAGTTGAAGGGAAAAGTGGAAAGACTGAAAGATGCTGGAACTTCACAGAGTAGTTCGAGCGCCCAAAATCCATTGCCTGCG GTTACCGTGGAAACCCTAGAAAGGGGTTTCCTCATAAATGTGTTCTCGGAAAAAAATTGTCCGGGTTTGCTCGTCTCAATACTCGAAGCCTTTGAGGAGCTGGGTCTTGAAGTGCTTGATGCTAGGGTTTCTTGTTCAGACGTTTTCCAGCTAGAAGCAGTGGGAGGAGAA AATCCAGAGCACGTTGATAGCTTAGATGCTCAAGTAGTGAAGCAAGCAGTGCTGGAAGCTATCAAGAACTGCAGTGCATGA